A genomic stretch from Porphyromonadaceae bacterium W3.11 includes:
- the era gene encoding GTPase Era: MYKSGFVNLVGNPNVGKSTLMNQLVGDKISIITNKAQTTRHRIIGIVNRPDLQIVYSDTPGVVQPAYKMQEHMLNFSKSALKDADILLYVTDVIENPEKNTAFVEGVRALDIPVLVLINKSDLSTPEKLTELVSYWEELLPNALEVLPVAALHKAGVGYIEKRVEELLPENPPFFEADAFTDRPARFFVSEIIREKIFLYYQQEVPYSTEVVVEEFKDTDNLLRISATIIVERESQKGIIIGARGAAIKKLGTMARHDLERFFEKKIYLQLFVKVEKEWRNKDALLKNFGYKLD; the protein is encoded by the coding sequence ATGTATAAAAGTGGTTTTGTAAATCTGGTGGGAAATCCCAATGTGGGAAAGTCAACCCTAATGAATCAATTGGTAGGAGATAAGATTAGTATCATTACTAATAAGGCTCAGACCACTCGCCATCGAATTATTGGGATTGTCAATCGTCCTGATCTGCAAATCGTATATAGTGATACTCCAGGAGTGGTGCAGCCTGCTTATAAGATGCAGGAGCATATGTTGAACTTCTCTAAGAGTGCCTTGAAAGATGCGGATATTCTATTGTATGTCACAGATGTGATAGAGAATCCAGAAAAAAACACCGCTTTTGTGGAAGGGGTCAGAGCCCTTGATATCCCAGTATTGGTGTTGATCAATAAGAGTGATCTGAGTACACCAGAAAAGCTGACAGAGTTAGTCTCATATTGGGAGGAGCTTCTTCCGAATGCCCTAGAGGTATTGCCTGTAGCTGCTTTGCATAAAGCAGGAGTAGGATATATTGAGAAAAGAGTCGAAGAACTATTACCTGAAAATCCACCTTTCTTTGAGGCCGATGCCTTTACGGATAGACCAGCTCGCTTTTTCGTGTCGGAGATTATCAGAGAGAAAATCTTTCTGTACTATCAGCAAGAGGTCCCATACTCTACTGAGGTGGTAGTCGAGGAGTTTAAGGATACTGACAACCTCTTGAGGATAAGTGCCACTATTATAGTCGAAAGGGAGTCGCAGAAGGGTATCATAATAGGAGCTCGTGGAGCTGCAATAAAGAAACTGGGGACTATGGCAAGGCATGACTTGGAGAGATTCTTCGAGAAGAAGATTTACCTCCAGCTCTTTGTGAAAGTGGAGAAAGAGTGGAGAAATAAAGATGCTTTGCTGAAGAACTTTGGTTATAAGCTAGATTAA
- a CDS encoding beta-ketoacyl-ACP synthase III: protein MDKKYAAITAVGGYVPDKVLTNEYIANKLDTSDEWITTRVGIKERRILDIPGAGSSYLGIKAVEAMLQNYNVSPDEIDIVICSSNTPDYHFPTTASLIAKAVGVPVGVPCFDFQGACPGFLYGLQIARGFVESGLYKKVLLISAEKMSSITDTENRSTYPLFGDAGGCVLLEPTSERYGILDVVLHNDNSGSESLILKAGGSAVPASHETVDAREHYIYQDGQKVFKAAVTHMGDSAVEIMERNGLTQDDIAWVVPHQANLRIIKATARRMNLDPSKVMVNINKYGNTSSATIPLCLWEWRDRLKKGDNLILTAFGAGFTWGSIWIKWAI from the coding sequence ATGGATAAGAAGTATGCTGCAATAACAGCCGTAGGAGGGTATGTGCCAGATAAAGTTCTGACTAATGAATATATAGCAAATAAGTTGGATACCTCTGATGAATGGATCACCACTAGAGTGGGTATAAAGGAACGACGCATCCTTGATATCCCTGGGGCGGGGTCTAGCTACCTTGGTATAAAAGCGGTGGAGGCTATGCTTCAGAATTATAATGTATCGCCAGATGAGATTGATATTGTTATCTGCTCATCAAATACACCAGATTACCATTTTCCCACAACTGCGTCTCTTATTGCAAAGGCAGTAGGGGTGCCAGTAGGGGTGCCTTGCTTTGATTTCCAAGGAGCATGCCCAGGCTTTTTGTATGGGTTGCAAATTGCGAGAGGTTTTGTGGAGAGTGGTCTTTATAAGAAAGTGCTCTTGATCTCTGCTGAGAAAATGAGTTCTATTACGGACACTGAGAATCGCTCAACTTATCCGCTCTTTGGTGATGCTGGTGGCTGTGTGTTGCTTGAGCCAACTTCTGAGAGGTATGGTATCCTTGATGTTGTTCTTCACAATGACAATAGCGGAAGTGAGAGTCTGATCCTAAAGGCCGGAGGTTCGGCTGTCCCTGCGTCGCATGAGACTGTGGATGCTCGCGAACACTATATCTATCAAGATGGTCAGAAGGTGTTCAAGGCTGCTGTGACGCACATGGGCGATAGTGCTGTAGAGATTATGGAGAGGAATGGACTTACCCAAGATGATATTGCATGGGTGGTTCCTCATCAGGCTAACCTTCGCATCATTAAGGCTACTGCTCGTCGGATGAACTTGGATCCCTCTAAGGTGATGGTTAATATTAATAAGTATGGTAATACTAGTTCGGCTACTATTCCGCTTTGCTTATGGGAGTGGAGGGATAGGCTCAAGAAGGGGGACAATCTTATCCTTACTGCTTTTGGTGCCGGATTTACGTGGGGATCCATTTGGATTAAATGGGCTATCTAA
- the der gene encoding ribosome biogenesis GTPase Der, translating to MAVNSLVAIVGQPNVGKSSLFNRLTKSRTAIVTEEPGTTRDRQYGSSEWGGRTFSVVDTGGWVDRSDDIFEDEINKQVQIAIEESDLILFMVDIQAGLGELDEAVGLKLRKADKPVILVANKCDNFNLEPYAAEFYKLGLGDPIPISAINGSGTGDLMDLIIEKLPEEDERTAEEMIIPRISVVGRPNAGKSSLINAFLGEDRHIVTDIAGTTRDSIYTHYNKFGHEFSLVDTAGIRKRGKVNENLEYYSVLRSIRAIENSDVCVLMLDATKGIEGQDMNIFSIIQKNSKGLVVCVNKWDLIEDKTQKVIDGYSNAIRERLAPFTDFPIIFISATEKQRILKVLDYARDIFEKRKKRISTGELNRVLLPIIEKTPPPSIKGKYIKIKYITMLPKVQVPSFVFFCNLPQWIREPYKRFLENQIRAHWDFTGTPINIFIREK from the coding sequence ATGGCAGTAAACAGCCTTGTGGCCATCGTGGGCCAACCAAATGTAGGAAAATCATCGCTATTCAACCGGTTGACAAAGAGCCGTACAGCGATTGTAACAGAAGAGCCAGGAACGACTCGCGATCGTCAATATGGTTCGAGTGAGTGGGGAGGACGTACCTTCAGTGTCGTAGATACTGGCGGGTGGGTCGATAGATCGGATGATATATTCGAGGACGAGATAAATAAGCAGGTGCAGATCGCCATTGAGGAGTCGGATCTAATCCTATTTATGGTAGATATTCAGGCAGGACTTGGGGAGCTTGATGAAGCTGTCGGGCTGAAGCTACGTAAGGCTGATAAGCCGGTGATCCTTGTCGCTAATAAGTGTGACAACTTTAATCTGGAGCCATATGCAGCAGAGTTTTATAAGTTAGGTCTTGGTGACCCTATCCCAATCTCGGCGATCAATGGCTCTGGTACTGGAGATTTGATGGATCTCATAATAGAGAAATTACCAGAGGAGGATGAGCGTACTGCAGAGGAGATGATTATCCCTAGGATCTCTGTCGTGGGGCGTCCGAATGCAGGTAAGTCCTCTCTTATCAATGCCTTTTTAGGAGAAGATAGACACATTGTAACGGATATTGCTGGGACTACAAGGGATTCCATTTACACACACTATAATAAGTTTGGTCATGAGTTCAGTCTTGTGGATACTGCTGGTATCCGTAAGCGAGGTAAGGTCAATGAGAACCTAGAGTATTACTCTGTGCTGAGGAGTATTCGTGCCATTGAGAATAGTGATGTCTGCGTGCTGATGCTTGACGCGACAAAAGGAATCGAAGGACAGGACATGAACATCTTCTCTATTATCCAGAAGAATAGTAAGGGGTTGGTTGTCTGTGTTAATAAATGGGACCTTATCGAAGATAAGACTCAAAAAGTAATCGATGGGTATTCTAATGCCATCAGAGAGCGTCTAGCTCCGTTTACTGATTTTCCGATTATCTTTATCTCAGCTACTGAGAAGCAGCGTATACTCAAGGTGCTAGATTATGCGAGAGATATTTTTGAGAAGAGGAAGAAGCGGATCTCTACAGGTGAGTTAAATAGAGTCCTTCTGCCTATCATAGAGAAGACTCCACCGCCATCTATTAAGGGTAAATATATTAAGATTAAGTACATTACGATGCTTCCTAAGGTGCAGGTTCCTAGCTTTGTTTTCTTCTGCAACCTGCCACAGTGGATAAGGGAGCCGTATAAGAGATTTTTAGAGAATCAGATTCGTGCACATTGGGACTTTACGGGTACTCCGATTAATATATTCATTCGGGAGAAGTAA
- a CDS encoding helix-turn-helix domain-containing protein, producing MATDKTRQLFIFHARRLFAEQGYHATTMNAIAKAAGKGRRTLYNYFGTKSDVYLAVIKGELEQLYQELRTFVYEPMNASKKLMLFIAQRQKSVGEVVQRNGTLDAEFFYNIATVERSRLRFDVLERQLIMKMLNDGIEDGSFRQLDVKRTTMLIHACLKGLEVPYIRGQLGKDDLALVKTFRVVKSLILEGIKK from the coding sequence ATGGCAACGGACAAGACTAGACAGCTATTTATTTTTCATGCTCGCAGACTCTTTGCAGAGCAGGGCTATCATGCGACTACGATGAATGCTATCGCGAAGGCGGCTGGCAAGGGTCGTCGTACGCTATACAATTACTTCGGAACGAAGTCAGATGTCTATTTAGCTGTTATCAAAGGGGAGTTAGAGCAGCTATACCAAGAGTTACGCACCTTTGTATATGAGCCAATGAACGCGTCTAAGAAGCTTATGCTGTTCATTGCACAAAGACAGAAATCGGTTGGAGAAGTGGTTCAGCGTAATGGGACGCTTGATGCGGAGTTTTTTTATAACATAGCTACAGTAGAAAGGTCGCGTCTGCGTTTTGATGTATTGGAGCGTCAATTGATTATGAAGATGCTCAATGATGGTATAGAGGATGGCTCCTTTAGACAGTTGGATGTTAAGCGTACCACTATGCTGATTCATGCTTGCCTTAAGGGTTTGGAGGTCCCATACATCAGAGGTCAATTAGGGAAGGATGACTTAGCGTTGGTGAAGACATTTAGGGTCGTCAAAAGTTTGATATTGGAGGGGATAAAGAAGTAA